A stretch of Mya arenaria isolate MELC-2E11 chromosome 14, ASM2691426v1 DNA encodes these proteins:
- the LOC128216710 gene encoding protein lin-7 homolog C-like codes for MASMTEPLHLDKDINRAIELLDALQKSNQVNPQKLVALQRVLQSDFLNAVREVYESVYDTVDVQGNPEVRANATAKATVAAFAASEGHAHPRVVELPKTEEGLGFNVMGGKEQNSPIYISRIIPHGVADRHQGLKRGDQLISVNGVSVEGEHHEKAVELLKQAQGQVRLVVRFTPRVLDEMEARFDKTRSSKRRTP; via the exons ATGGCGTCGATGACAGAACCTCTTCACTTGGATAAAGACATAAACAGAGCCATTGAGCTCCTAGATGCTCTGCAGAAGAGCAATCAGGTCAACCCACAGAAGCTGGTTGCCCTCCAGCGTGTCCTGCAGAGTGATTTCCTGAATGCGGTGAGGGAAGTATACGAAAGCGTGTACGACACGGTGGACGTGCAGGGAAACCCTGAAGTCCGGGCTAATGCTACAGCCAAG GCAACAGTAGCAGCCTTTGCAGCCAGTGAGGGACACGCCCATCCACGAGTTGTGGAGTTACCAAAGACTGAAGAGGGGCTTGGGTTCAATGTGATGGGTGGCAAAGAACAGAACTCCCCCATCTATATCTCCCGTATCATCCCGCATGGTGTTGCTGACCGACACCAGGGCCTGAAACGAGGGGATCAGCTTATCTCTGTCAACGGCGTGAGTGTTGAGGGTGAGCACCATGAGAAGGCTGTCGAGCTGTTGAAGCAGGCGCAGGGGCAGGTGCGCCTTGTTGTCAGATTCACTCCCAGGGTCCTTGACGAAATGGAAGCTCGATTTGATAAGACACGCAGCTCAAAAAGACGCACTCCATAG